AATAATTTAGGTACTTGAAGACCACTCCCAACATATTGGAAAATATGTGTTTCCAGAATGGTGTTTCCAGAACAATCTgcctttaatagaaataatacttAAGTGTTCTCCTCAGCAAGTAACATATATAATGTGTTTATTAATTCTGGTGTAGGCATTGGACATTTTCAAAGCGTGTTCAAGTGGCTTACATAGTTTGCATAATATGAGTATTTGTTTATAGGTAGGCTCTTTagtattaaaaatgttccatttttgtCTTTCAGTCAAACTAATTCTCATATTAAGAACAATTAACATAAGCTAATATCATATACAAACTTTTAAATCAATATGTGTGACCACACCAGGGGATTGCATTTTAACTAAATCAGCTTGTTTAATGGTACAAAAAcagtgtgtagaccagccctaaagaGGAGTGTGTTTATCCATAGGCTCTTAAGGTGAGGCTCCATTTGTCTCTTCTAAGAAAGTTTCTTTAAAGTGCAGGTCTACTCTGAAAACGAAGTACAAatgattcagattttttttctttttgtgcataGAGTCATATCTGTTTGCTTTACTGAAATAAATAAGTGTTTTTCATGCTAGCTTTGCAGAACCAACACAGCTAAGATTAAGTTaatgggattctattccattttGTGTTTCATCAAGAGAATTGTTTACTGAGTTCCGATTCACTGCACTTCTGTAAACCCATGTGATGGGAATGGGATTGCACAGGTGTTACTAAGGGAATGAGATGGAAAGAGGCCAGCTTGATTCTCAAAAGCCAAGATGAGTTATCAGAAGTAATTGTACATCAAGCACATACAATTCACAAATTAGCACGGTAGTGCCATTCTGACTTGTCAATTTTCAGAGTACAACTACATTTGGTGGCTCGGTtcccccacctataaaatggggaaaagatTGTTTCCTTTTTGTGAAACAGTTTGAAATACTCTGGTAAAAGGTACTGTTGTACATTTTTTGAGGTAGGGATTATGTCTTCCTCTGTCTCCTGTAGAGCACTCGGCACATGCTCTGTAAATATAATGGCTTTTAACTTTACCAATTTTCATCTGCAATACTAAGAAAATGGGGCAACTACATGTGAGCAGTTTGAGTccatattttttccccatgtaaatATCCATAAATCctaaatttttaaaggtattgaggtGCTGCTTTGCTCAAAGTCATCAAAAGTtacttaggcacttaggaacctaattcccattgactttcaaattattttaatcgATATTGTTTTTAATCTAAAAGTATGCCAAATTCTTTTTAAAGTACCCTTTAAAAACACAGGGCCAAGTTTTGAAGTTAGTGGAAGTACTCCAGATTTATATCTGAGGTAGATTTTGGCCTATAATTTGGCCACGCATCTTCTTAGATCACAGTGCACTTACTATGGGTTTTTGCTCCAAATGTTGACTCAAAACatgaaacaggaaatgaaatgggTGAGCCAATACATATGAGTGATGCTGGATTACTGGAAGCAATGAGGGGATTCTAGCATGAAAACTGGTTTTATATCTGGAGTGAAGAATACAAGGATTTGCTTTGGTTGAATTTgcttaaaagaggaaaaaatgttatACAACAGATGGTCactaatctttaaaaatattaatttaaaaatgtactcGTGTATTTTGTAACCAATACAAATATGAAGAAAATAAATTTGTAAACTAAACTAGTGCAAGCTTTTAAATTaacatgtaatttttaaaatattttttatttcaagatAAATTTTGGCAAGATACATGTTGTAATAAGGGTGAAAAAATGTGTTTCTAACTAAGTATTCAGACCCTAAAACTGAGGGCTTACAGTCAGCCTGAGTGCTGTTTCAGACAAGAAAAACAACATTCACATGTCAGGTTTTCCATTCTTGACACACCAGGTGAAAGGGTTGTTTTACTAAGCATTTACactgtggtgggaggggaaacccagagGATGGGAGTGTAAAAGGGTGATGAGAGAGTGAGCCAGCACCTAGTGTTGTTGGATAGCTGTCAGTACTTGGAGCTCCAAGGTCTACTGCATTAATCTTTACAACGCCACCAGCCATTAGCTGTGGCAGCAAATTCACATGCTGTCCGAGAGAGTGGAAGTAAGTTCTTAAAAGAAGTTAGCACAGGCAAGTTTAAATGCCCTTTAAAGTAAATGTACTGTcagttctttttttcccccacccctttcattTATATGTTTTCAAACATTTAGTTTTAAGTGTAACCTTAAATTTGAATTTCTTGTTTTTAAGTTTCTTTTAGCAATATTCTTTTCCCTTTAAGTTATTGATAAATGTCTCCAGGCTTTCTCCAGTTTAATCTAGTTTTTTGTTTGGGATTACCAGTCTAACATGTACAATATCTTTGTGATGATGGAGTTCTGTTAACAGGAATACTACAGGAGAGTGCATCCACTCCTGAAGTCCTAAAATAACAGGCTCACTTGCTCATGCCATCTACTTACCAGACGTGCTTTTATGCAACTGCACTGTATTTACTTTTTCTATTGCATATAAATAACCAGTTACTATAGCAACTCTCACTTCACATGGTATTTACCCCTGCACGCTGTATTAACTACAAACAGAGAATACCCAGAGAAACAATCACAGCATTCTGTCAGGTGGATGTAATGACCCAGAAAAACAGATACATGAAAATCCCCTTAACGATAGCCCAGCTCTCCCACCCACAAGATCTGGGCACAAAGGGGATCCTCCAACTGGGGATCTCTTTCCTTCCAGGAGGATTGGAGCTCAGCTATCTCCATAgcattcttctctctcctttttccaaaTCCCATGAAGCAATCCGTGCAGCGGATGGAGACTGGGTGGGATGGGGCAGACATGGGCAGTCCAAGAAATAGGGGGAGATGCACATCTTTCCCCCTGAAAAGATTGTACACCCCATATTTTACATTATTTAGCACCGGTTCCATTGTGCTCCGTGTGCGAGGTGTTTTACAAACCCAAAAGACATGGTTTCTACTTCAGCCTGATTTAAGACAGACGTAAATTGAGCATGGCAAACAATAAGGAAGGGAGGATAGGGAGATAGGGATATGAACAATACATTCACACACTTACATAGGCTAGCTATGTCTGCAGCTTGATGGTTCCAGATCCCTTAAATGTAGTCTGGGGAgaaaggtttgttttgttttggaggttgttgtgggagggggttgtttgTATTTTTGTTCTCTTTTGAGAGGGATTGTTTTCTCTTGAATGCCTTTGTGGATTTTGCCCTGGTTGGCTGATTTCATGTAGTTACAGCAGTTATAGAAGTGGGTCTAAAGGAGGAAGGACGAAAGGACAGTGGCTTTGCTGACTAGTCCAAGGAGGGAGTTCCATGCATATAGGGCAGTAGGCAAGAAAACATGGAGACAGGTTCAGTGTTGCTTTCACATAGATAATTGATTGTTCAAGTCGTGTGTGTAAGCTGCTTGGTAAAACTGTGGCCAGATAAAATTATTTTGTTCAGGATAAGATTGCTATGATTAACAATTGCAAGAAGGTGCCCTGCTTAAATTCTTAGTTCACTTTATAATCTTAGTTATAAAAGTATCATCCCACGTCTACTGTGTGTTGACAACTTCAAACATCtgtaaagaaacaagaaaaagggGTGTTTGTTTATCCACAGGACATGTTCTTATAGAGATTTCAAGCACAAACAAGATACTTAATGACAGCCTAGAGGAAAGTGTAAGTATTTTTTTACTCTaacctttttgaaataaaaaaacagttttactttaattttaaataaccCTATTATCACTTGCTTACTTTTAAAGTTCAAAAAATTTCATAAAGAGATTATATCTGAACTGGAGAAGAAAACAGAACTGGATGTAAAATATATGAATGTAAGTACACTGAATTAAATACCAGAAAAGATCatatatttatttgcattgtgtGTAGCCATAGCAactgtttgtgtctttttaaaatgataatttaCAAAAGGAGCATACATAGAATTTGATCTTTAACTACTGAGGGACGTTTTCAACttctttggtttattttataagtTATTTTGTAATGTACAACTATATATTAGAGAATATTATCTAcatcctaaatttaaaaaaaaaatctgtaacatttttcatttattttaattgtaaatgAAAAACCTGAGAGTGAATTAACAGTGGAATTTTGTTTTGAACTAGATTCTCCAACATGAAGAAAAATAGTTGATACATTTGTAGCTTTAATGTTAATCATCATAACAATACAGTGGATTTCTTAGCTGCCCGCATAAGTGCTCTGATAGTTGTATTGTTGCATGCACTGCAAGATACTTCAATGCTTTGATTGCAGGCAACTTTAAAGCGATACCAAACAGAACACAGAAGCAAGTTAGATTCATTGGAAAAATCTCAGGCtgagctgaaaaaaatcaaaaggaaaagtCAAGGTGGAAGAAACGCAATGAAATATGAGAATAAAGAATTTGAGGTTAGTGTACTCACTTCTCTTACTTATTGGCTTTTCTCTTCTATCCAGTTTAGGGAAACTGGTCAACAATAGAAAACTTACAGCTGTTAGTTCAAGTTTTCCTGAATCCACTTTAGTGCAAACTGACCTTGATTGCTAAGCCTGCAATATATTTAGTTAtcatatagcaggggtgggcaagcattttggcctgagggccacattgggtttccgaaactgtatggagggccggttggtgcctccccaaacagccaggcccgacccccaccccctatccaaccccccctgcttctcgccccctgacggcccccccccccgggactcctgccccatccaacccccactgttccctgaccgcccccagaacccCCGCCCGTGACTGCCCCCTGTCGCCCCATCCAAcaactcctctccttcctgactgccccaccgggacccctgcccccattcaacccccctgttgcCCACTCTCTGACcgtcccaacccctatccacacccccaccccctgaccaccaccccaaactcccctgccctctattcaaccccccaccgctccctgcccccttactgcacttcctggagcaccggtggctggcggcgctcCAGCCCGGCACTccaccgcacagcacagagcaccaggtcaggccgaggctctgcagctgcactgcccggcaagagctcgccgccccgccgcccagagcattgcgccggcggCACAGTgaactgaggctgtgggggagggaggaacagcaggggagggaccgGCGACTaacctccctggccaggagctatGGGGctaggcaggagggtcccgtgggccggatgtggcccatagaccgtagtttgcccacctctgtcatATAGAATAATTCCTATATTAGTTATTTGGCAGCAGTTAGACAGAAGAACTTCAAAGCAGTGATTGTTGCTTTTGATTTTTCCCAAGTTATTTTGGGTTAAGGAGATTACTAgcatatgtaataaaaaaaaatgacattGAGGTTTATGGTCCAATCCTATACTCCTTACATGGAGTCCCACTGATTGCATTACGCTTTTGTAGAATCAAGCcctggattttgtttttaacGTAGCAGCTTCTGTTTTTGTACTAGCAATTAATTATGGGTTGTAGTAATGGCATTTGGATTTCTGACTACTGGATTTATAATCAGCCTCAAATAGTAGGACATCTGAATACTATTACCTGTAGCCACAATTAATTGTGACTTATTATGTATTCCAGTACATACAAGGGTGAATTCTTCACTCTGCCAAAGCAAGTTCAGACACAGtgaggggctgggtgggtgggtgcgggGAGGGTTGACAGAGGGCCAGTCACAGCTCCCTGATTCTGTTCCAGAAGCTGTGAAaggcgacaggatggatcacttggtgatcacctgttcattccctctggggcatctggcattgaccactgtcgaaagacaggatactgggctaaatggaccgttgatctgatccagaatggccGTTCTTCTGTTTTGCCTGGCCTTGGCATAACATAAAGCTGCAGGGGGACAGCTTTAAGTGATGCTGTTGGCAGAAGACCATCTACCAGCAGAAAATCAGGACTAGTGGCGCCTCACTTCATCGcacacccctccccttccttccactGACAAACTCCCTCTCTGCCATTCTatctccaacccccaccccctttacACAAATTCCAATGGAGCAGGTGGTGTCAGCAAGTGGCAGAGTAGGTGCAGGAGGTTCCAGTATGCTACTGGGGGACATCGTGCTGCCATCTTCGAGGGGAGATGTAAAACTTAGGACTGACTATTTGTGTTCATTAAAGATCACCTGGTAATCTTTGTAAAAGATAAACTTTGTAACTCCTTTGTGTACCAAAACAGTTGCCTGTAGTAACAGTAGTGGGTGAAGTTAGACCTGTGTGTAGTTGATCTATCAGTTGGAGTTTTTGAAGTGCTTTGGAAACCTTTATTCTGAAAGGTGTTACGCTAAACATAATATATTATCACTTAGTAGTACCTGTCCTAGGATCCTATAAAAAGCCTTGCCATTTtgatgcaaaataaaaaatagtaacaTTGTTAAAGTAAACACGTAGATTGTGCTGTTGCTTCAAATAATGGTACAAATTTTAATGTAAATGTTTTGTATGTAAAAGATATACACAAATACTTGTTTATTTGCAGTTTTCTTTGCACTTACTTCAGTCTTCATTTCATGTTActtattcttttaatttttttctttatctcctattttcaatgttttttctttataaaatagtTGAAATTTTAGCCAAGTATATTGAACATAATGTTTAGCTACAGCTTCTAGTTATTTGTACAATAACCTACATTCAGTAGAGGAAGgattgtcttgtggttaaggtactagactgggattcagaagatCAAAGTTTAATTCCCGCCTCCAACATAGACTTCCTTGATTACCTTGGTGAGGTCTCAATCtgtctgtgactcagttccccagCCATAAATTGAGGTAGTGATAGTTCCATACTTCACAGTGGTTTTATGAGGATAAGTTTGTTAATATTTGTGAATCACTGATGGACTATATTGATGGGAGCCCAAAGACAGGACctgtgggatttaaaaaaaaaaaaaaaaagtcagataaTAGATAACatctgaagtttaaaaaaaaatacacaaattgaTTTGTTCTGCTCACTTTCTGCTACTCTGAAGTAATCTTATGACCTATTTCAGTTCTGTGTAGAGGCTAGAAGTTCTTTCCCTTTGCTACTGCACTGTAtggattttggtttttttgccttctaatacGTGGAGGATTACTGGCAAACAGTCAATTTTGTCTACTTTGGTGGGCATACTAAGGATAAATAATTATCTGAAATGTAAAAGATGTTTAAAGCAAAAGTTTCATGTTCCTTTACATACAGGAATTTAGGTTACTAGATTTCTTAAAATAATTCCACAAAGGAACAAGATATGCTTAGATAAGTAGAGTTGTGTAAGAAAAGTCAAGCTCATGAGTAGCCTATGCATAAttcattattaatttattaattattattatttagtatttgaAAACTGTGAGTTCTCGACAGAGTGATATTCAAAGATTTATTGCTGAAGGTTGCAGAGAAGCTCTACTTGAAGAAAAAAGAAGATTCTGTTTTCTGGTTGACAAGCACTGCAGTTTAACTCAGCACATGCACTTCTATCATAAACAGGTCAGTGTGGTTGGAAATCTAGGTAGCATGAATGCAAAcagtcatagggcctaatcagaTGAGGTAAAACTCATAGAGCATAATGAGGTGAGACAAAACTCATTTCCTTAGTGTATGATGAGGTCCATAAATGATAAAGATAATATAAAATACATTATGTAGCTCatgaaaattttatttatttaatagaaaaatgttttcaatgTAGTATTTTCGGTTAGTAATCCATTACCTCTTGTTGTAATAAATTATGACCAGAAACCAAATATTATTGAAAGATCTATGGATTGACAGAATAAATATTCCAATATCTCAGTCTTGAAGTAGGGCAGTTATTTCTATCACATAGCATTACTTTAAATTTGTATCTAAAGACTCCCTAACAAGAGTATTTATATTAGGCTAAGAGGCTATTTATATTAGGCTGAGACACGTACAACCCCATATACTTCAAATGAGTTTGCACTAATGTAATTAAAGGCAGAATGTGCCCCTTTACAATTCAAACGTTTTAACCAAAAAAGACATACATATTATGTAACTTTTTTTATTGGTTACAGTGTGCAGATTTACTTAACTCCAAGTTGCCTGGATGGCAGGAAATGTGTAGTGATGCCACAAAAGTGCCAGAAAAAGTTATGAATATGATAGAAGATATGAAGACGCCTGGTTCCACTCCAATCTCAGGAACTCCACAACCTTCACCAGTGACAGAGAGAAATAGTATGGTATGCATTGGTTACAAGTTCTCAAGGTTGGATTGATTTCCCTGATCTCTTCATGTACAAAAATATTTGGACTCAAAAGCCATAACAAACAACCAGAATTATGATTCTGGAATGAGTTACAAATTGGAACCTCAGTCCAGTAAATAGATGCATCAGGTAGATTCTTGTATCTTCACaaagccccattgactccagtgaatTCTGGGTTGCCAGGAAAAAGAAGCCATAGGCTCTCATGTTCAGACCCCTATTTGTGGGGAAAATAATTTTTGGAAACACTTGAGTTCTCAACTAAATTGGTAGCATACAACGGTCATAATATACTTGGAACAGAGGACACCTATGTGTACTATAATTTACTTTGAGAGTattttttctgaattaaaaaGAAACCTAAGTTTCTATTTTCAAATGATTGAAAAGATAATGGTGATTATATATCTGATGAAATATATAGCAACCAGAATGTAACTGAATGGAATACTTACGTTAGAAactaggccccagtcctgcaactggTTCTGTGGGGGAAGGTCCTTGCACCCATGTGGGTCCAGTGGTAGAGGActctttcaaatttatttttttccaatcaaAGAAGTTGGGCAGCTAAGGACCTTCCAAAATTTGAAGCTTGTATAATTTAAGAATATTTGGCTATTACCTTTTAGAATTCAGTGCTGCAAGTAATCTAAGAGGTCCTTGTCATTTTGTTACTATGataacattatcttaataaaactTTGTGTCTGTAGGTTGGAAGAGTGCCCCCTGCTCCTACAGTTAGAGCATTTACTAGTCCTTTAGTTGACATGTTTAACGATCCACCAGCAGTTCCAAAGGTTCCTTCGGAAAGATTAAGTAATTCAGCAGGTGAGTTTTTACTTGttgaaatgttattttaatatagAAAATGGGCTTCACTTTTGTTTTGCTACTGATATACAATAAATACAAATGACATACTGTGCTATCTAGCAAAAATTAGTGTTGCTGTCTTGCTGTCCAAAGTAGTCACTATACGATATATCTTTGGAGTTCCAGCAGGAAAATCCTAGGGGAAGGAAAAATTGTCTTTCCAAAATTTTAGTGATATTCTTGGTAAAAAGATATTGCAGTAGGTAGCTGTCtaataagaaaaattaaaatactgaagGGGGAAGAATGTTTTGTGGTAAAAGCACAAGTCAAGAGATCTAGATTCTGTTGTACTCTCTAGAGCCatgtacagatacaaaatttgtatccacatccgatCCATGATCCACAAACATGGTCTGGATAcagatatctgcagatataaagtggatatccgcagatttgtAGGGCTCTATCAATCTCTGCCAATTACTTCCTGATTTATTGTGATCAAGACtcaaagtgggattttcaaaagcacttaatgtttcacttcagtgggagtagatTTAGGCTAACAGAGTCTTTGGAAATCCCACCTTTAACCTTCCTTTGCCTTAACTTCCCCAACTATAAAATGGTGAAAAATAGTAGTGCAGTGCTGTAAAACTCTTGAGATTCTCTGATgaaagtgttttaatatcatcCTCATGAACTACAGTATTTGGTCAGTCACATGACTGTCACTTTGCATTTTTGGCATATTGATGTGCCATTTTGTAAAGCCAAATGAAAATGGCTAGCATTCTAATTTAGCTTGTTCTCTCTTAATCTGAGTGATTATTTCAGTGCATCCAAGTAgtaaaaatgaacaaatattGCATTGTTTAAAAAGGGTTCCAAAAGTAGTTTTGAAAAACAAGTGTGAGGGGAAAATGGGTCTACTATTTCATTGTTTCTCACTGCTCAAATGGAAAGTCCCATTAAGATTTGGGAAATCCCATCAAGATTAGGGTATGTTGTAGTGGTGTTAAAACATTACCTCCAGATTATATTCTGCTTGTTAGAAAAAAACCTAGGGCAAGAGCTTAAGTTAAGGAATGCACAAAATTCTCCAAGATAATCAAAATAATGCTTGGCTCTTCTGCTTtggtcaaacacacacaaaccatttACTATGTATGGTAGTTATGTCATTGACAAAGATTTGAGACATCCCTGTCATCACattaatggcctgatttttcagtggTGTCAAACACCTGcaactttcactgacttcaactgaaGCTGAGTTCTTGTTACATCTGAAAAGTCAGATTTTATAGGCCTTTAATTTCTGAACACAGTTAAAATCTTCTGGAACCGGAAATGATAGCATGTAAGGTTTCTTATCAATGTATACTTTAGCTACATCCAGTCACTAGAGGAAACCAGTCATGGTCATTATATTCTGTACATGTTTTACATTTACTAATTTAGAGTTATTGCACTAGCCATAGTATTTCCTATACTTAGCAGAAGGAATATTGTGGTAATGTTAATTATTTGCAAATGGCAGTTGTGAAGATTTTACTGTAACAGGACAATAGACAGTTTGGAAGTGCTGTTTGGTGGAAATTTTGgtgctgctgcttttctctttTTAGGTACCTGTTTCACTCGGTTACCCTGTGGTTATtgttatattgatttttttaacagATAATTCAGACGATGCCAGTTTATCACA
The Lepidochelys kempii isolate rLepKem1 chromosome 10, rLepKem1.hap2, whole genome shotgun sequence DNA segment above includes these coding regions:
- the BAIAP2L1 gene encoding BAR/IMD domain-containing adapter protein 2-like 1 isoform X2; translated protein: MSRDPGEVNKLTESTYKNVMEQFNPGLRNVINLGKNYEKAVNGHVLIEISSTNKILNDSLEESFKKFHKEIISELEKKTELDVKYMNATLKRYQTEHRSKLDSLEKSQAELKKIKRKSQGGRNAMKYENKEFEYLKTVSSRQSDIQRFIAEGCREALLEEKRRFCFLVDKHCSLTQHMHFYHKQCADLLNSKLPGWQEMCSDATKVPEKVMNMIEDMKTPGSTPISGTPQPSPVTERNSMVGRVPPAPTVRAFTSPLVDMFNDPPAVPKVPSERLSNSADNSDDASLSHSTSVATGLNIMKRQKVKTIFPHTAGTNKTLLSFAQGDVITLLIAEEKDGWLYGEHDFTKVKGWFPSSYTKLLEEPSDETVHVPVRSAAPIRSISSINIAEKGGVVLPPPDYLGSLQRGTTSDMRVDSSKGTTVARPESTTPKPVINGIIKPPFLSGENPFTTVKLRPTVTNDRSAPIIR
- the BAIAP2L1 gene encoding BAR/IMD domain-containing adapter protein 2-like 1 isoform X3, whose amino-acid sequence is MSRDPGEVNKLTESTYKNVMEQFNPGLRNVINLGKNYEKAVNAMILAGRAYYDGVAKIGEIATASPVSKELGHVLIEISSTNKILNDSLEESFKKFHKEIISELEKKTELDVKYMNATLKRYQTEHRSKLDSLEKSQAELKKIKRKSQGGRNAMKYENKEFEYLKTVSSRQSDIQRFIAEGCREALLEEKRRFCFLVDKHCSLTQHMHFYHKQCADLLNSKLPGWQEMCSDATKVPEKVMNMIEDMKTPGSTPISGTPQPSPVTERNSMVGRVPPAPTVRAFTSPLVDMFNDPPAVPKVPSERLSNSADNSDDASLSHSTSVATGLNIMKRQKVKTIFPHTAGTNKTLLSFAQGDVITLLIAEEKDGWLYGEHDFTKVKGWFPSSYTKLLEEPSDETVHVPVRRNRL